Proteins encoded within one genomic window of Nonomuraea gerenzanensis:
- a CDS encoding GNAT family N-acetyltransferase yields MNIQVVRPGELGDSERARWRELQKADRSLDNPFLSVEFAVAMDRLRDYVRVAVISDGGGVKGFFPYERHSFGIGKPLGGFLTTCHGLIAVPDLELDAKALLRACKLSVFDFDHLVAGQPTFAAYEADVRPAPVMDFTSGFEAWVEQVKANSPKNLKTVRYKERKMGREQGELRLEWASADPEVLRTLLAWKSDQYQRTGRVDRFAQPWIVELTDMMHAENSSDFAGVLTMLYAGDVPVAGHFGLRTATTLVGWFPAYDTEYARYSPGIVHHLQMAEAAANAGLHMVDMGKGGKEYKDWLKSGVLYVAEGRVSRPSASAAVHWMGRTPFNKARTIVMDRPSLYKAADRVLKGFGRVRTSMQRQEPSNAVTQEPTGAR; encoded by the coding sequence GTGAACATCCAGGTAGTTCGGCCGGGAGAGCTCGGGGACTCCGAGCGGGCCCGATGGCGGGAGCTGCAGAAGGCCGACCGCAGTCTGGACAACCCGTTCCTGTCCGTCGAGTTCGCCGTGGCGATGGACCGCTTGCGCGACTACGTGAGGGTGGCGGTCATCTCCGACGGGGGCGGCGTCAAGGGGTTCTTCCCGTACGAGCGGCACAGCTTCGGCATCGGCAAGCCGCTCGGCGGGTTCCTGACCACGTGTCACGGTCTGATCGCGGTCCCGGACCTGGAGCTCGACGCCAAGGCGCTGCTGCGGGCCTGCAAGCTGAGCGTCTTCGACTTCGACCACCTGGTGGCGGGGCAGCCGACCTTCGCGGCGTACGAGGCCGACGTCAGGCCGGCGCCGGTCATGGACTTCACCTCGGGCTTCGAGGCCTGGGTCGAGCAGGTCAAGGCCAACTCCCCCAAGAACCTCAAGACCGTCCGCTACAAGGAACGCAAGATGGGGCGGGAGCAGGGCGAGCTGCGCCTGGAGTGGGCCTCGGCCGACCCCGAGGTGCTGCGCACCCTGCTCGCCTGGAAGTCCGACCAGTACCAGAGGACTGGCCGGGTGGACAGGTTCGCACAACCGTGGATCGTCGAATTGACGGACATGATGCATGCCGAGAACTCATCGGACTTCGCGGGTGTCCTGACCATGCTTTATGCCGGTGACGTACCGGTAGCAGGGCATTTCGGCCTTCGTACGGCGACCACGCTTGTAGGGTGGTTCCCCGCCTACGACACCGAGTACGCCCGCTACTCGCCGGGCATCGTCCACCACCTCCAGATGGCCGAGGCCGCCGCGAACGCGGGTCTGCACATGGTCGACATGGGCAAGGGCGGCAAGGAGTACAAGGACTGGCTCAAGAGCGGGGTCCTGTACGTCGCCGAAGGCCGCGTCTCGCGTCCGTCCGCCTCGGCGGCCGTTCACTGGATGGGCCGAACTCCTTTCAACAAGGCCCGAACAATTGTCATGGACCGACCGTCTCTCTATAAGGCGGCCGATCGTGTCCTGAAGGGCTTCGGTCGGGTGCGCACCTCGATGCAACGTCAGGAGCCATCCAACGCAGTAACTCAGGAACCCACGGGAGCGCGCTGA
- a CDS encoding tetratricopeptide repeat protein translates to MRNASRQAGGWVLVILAVSLAGLAAVLKVPVGVTGAVVAAVAVANGVLAAVGTKRIEQRADGVRTRRELLRAGRRGRLPLVRHLDDPVTFGVHPAAPASDGKRSPPAYVRRDVDERVEHALTCDRYVLLVGESTAGKSRLALEVVRRVLPRCRLVQPTSPAGARVAVDTVVAASGSVLWLDDLERFLGQGGLTGQDVQRMLEAPGRPRHIVATMRSEEYRKFFSAASDVVAADTARQGRDVLRLATRVDVNRLWSQEELARARDHVADARMATAVAQAGRFGVAEFLAAGPQLLSQWHDAWAPGANPRGAALVLAAVDARRAGVHRGVPAAVLVAMHEAYLDRRGGLLLRPESLDNAFAWAGAPLHATSSLLLPEAGGECHLAFDYLIDAVPKDPIPGAALRALLCVASPQEAVALGEAAQSWQKQAIARQAYHMALDAGEISALAPAVYLLEELEGKAAAAELSRTVMRRVARGSADWFEARRIIAWQRGENGDAAGACAALDRLAGQARHALGAGHKTTVRIMTDTVWWIFYRGDAAAAVSRGTALAEEFSLALGEDDERTIRVQEAVATMTADHDPPAGAEAATALLDRVFALRGTTDPVSLQLRQQCAWLLKKAGRHGEALTLWSQSVEAFAAMDGPLHIRTLSARCGRADALGHLGRHADAVREYQEVMDHLAGLADPGLFTMDQVVTARGLASWTGCAGDPEAAVAMLEELAGKTASSLGESDVYRLGILARLAHWIGEAGAPEEAVRRLASIAETPCLDPFLARRIRDGRAYWRDRVAGLDVSSESPLRWP, encoded by the coding sequence ATGAGGAATGCCTCCAGGCAGGCCGGCGGCTGGGTTCTGGTCATTCTCGCCGTGTCCCTCGCGGGCCTGGCGGCCGTGCTGAAGGTGCCGGTGGGCGTGACCGGTGCCGTGGTGGCGGCGGTCGCGGTGGCCAACGGGGTCCTGGCCGCCGTGGGCACCAAGAGGATCGAGCAGCGCGCCGACGGCGTACGGACCAGGCGGGAGCTGCTCCGGGCCGGCAGACGTGGCCGCCTCCCCCTCGTCCGGCACCTGGACGACCCGGTGACCTTCGGGGTGCACCCGGCAGCTCCCGCGTCCGACGGGAAGCGGTCGCCCCCTGCCTACGTCCGGCGCGACGTGGACGAACGGGTCGAGCACGCACTCACCTGCGATCGATACGTCCTGCTGGTCGGGGAGTCGACAGCGGGCAAGTCCCGGCTCGCCCTCGAGGTCGTCCGCCGCGTGCTGCCCCGCTGCCGGCTGGTCCAGCCGACGAGCCCCGCCGGCGCGCGGGTGGCGGTCGACACGGTGGTCGCGGCCTCCGGCAGCGTGCTGTGGCTCGACGACCTGGAGCGCTTCCTGGGCCAGGGCGGGCTGACCGGGCAGGACGTGCAGCGCATGCTGGAGGCTCCAGGCAGGCCGCGCCACATCGTGGCCACGATGCGGTCAGAGGAATACCGGAAGTTCTTCTCGGCGGCGAGCGACGTGGTCGCCGCCGATACGGCCCGCCAGGGCAGGGACGTGCTCCGGCTGGCCACGCGAGTCGACGTGAACCGGCTGTGGTCGCAGGAGGAGCTGGCCCGCGCCCGTGACCACGTGGCGGACGCCCGGATGGCGACGGCCGTCGCGCAGGCCGGGAGGTTCGGCGTCGCGGAGTTCCTCGCGGCCGGGCCGCAGTTGCTGAGCCAGTGGCACGACGCCTGGGCTCCCGGGGCGAACCCGCGCGGGGCGGCGCTGGTTCTGGCGGCTGTGGATGCCCGGCGGGCGGGGGTGCACAGAGGTGTGCCGGCGGCCGTTCTCGTCGCGATGCATGAGGCTTACCTGGACAGGCGAGGTGGGCTCCTGCTGCGGCCGGAGAGCCTCGACAACGCCTTCGCCTGGGCGGGCGCGCCGCTCCACGCCACCAGCAGCCTGCTGCTTCCGGAGGCCGGCGGTGAGTGTCACCTGGCGTTCGACTATCTGATCGATGCGGTGCCGAAGGATCCGATTCCGGGGGCGGCGTTGCGGGCGCTGCTCTGCGTGGCGAGCCCTCAGGAGGCTGTGGCGTTGGGCGAGGCGGCGCAAAGTTGGCAGAAGCAGGCCATCGCGAGGCAGGCCTATCACATGGCGCTCGACGCCGGGGAGATCAGTGCGCTCGCACCGGCCGTTTACCTGCTGGAAGAGCTCGAAGGGAAAGCGGCGGCGGCGGAACTGTCCAGGACGGTGATGCGACGTGTCGCTCGTGGGTCGGCTGACTGGTTCGAAGCCCGCAGGATCATCGCCTGGCAGAGGGGCGAGAACGGTGATGCCGCCGGAGCCTGTGCTGCGTTGGACCGGCTCGCCGGCCAGGCGAGGCATGCACTGGGCGCCGGCCACAAGACGACGGTGCGCATCATGACCGACACCGTGTGGTGGATCTTCTACCGGGGCGACGCCGCAGCCGCGGTCAGCCGCGGTACCGCGTTGGCGGAGGAGTTCAGTCTCGCCCTGGGAGAGGACGACGAACGAACCATCCGCGTCCAGGAAGCGGTGGCCACGATGACGGCCGACCATGATCCCCCCGCCGGCGCGGAAGCGGCCACCGCACTGCTCGACAGGGTATTCGCGCTCCGCGGAACGACCGATCCCGTCAGCTTGCAACTCAGGCAGCAGTGCGCGTGGCTCTTGAAGAAGGCCGGACGCCATGGCGAGGCCCTTACCCTGTGGTCCCAGAGCGTCGAGGCATTCGCCGCGATGGACGGCCCGCTACACATCAGAACGCTCTCTGCCAGGTGCGGTCGCGCGGACGCCCTGGGACACCTGGGCCGACACGCGGATGCGGTCAGAGAGTATCAAGAGGTCATGGACCATCTGGCCGGTCTCGCCGACCCGGGCCTCTTCACCATGGATCAGGTCGTCACAGCCAGAGGGCTCGCCTCATGGACAGGCTGCGCGGGTGATCCCGAGGCCGCAGTCGCCATGCTCGAGGAACTCGCGGGGAAGACCGCATCCAGCTTGGGGGAGTCGGACGTCTACCGGCTCGGCATCCTGGCGCGCCTCGCGCACTGGATCGGCGAAGCAGGCGCGCCCGAAGAGGCAGTTCGGCGATTGGCCTCGATCGCTGAGACTCCATGCCTGGACCCGTTCTTGGCGAGACGCATCCGTGACGGCCGGGCGTACTGGAGGGATCGGGTCGCCGGGCTGGACGTGAGCTCCGAGTCACCTCTGCGCTGGCCCTAG
- a CDS encoding LacI family DNA-binding transcriptional regulator, with protein MAKVTLQTIADRLGVSRATVSYAFSRPDQLSDGLRRRILEVADELGYAGPNPTARSLRLGRAGALGLLFSETLAYAFADPYAIGFFQGLATAAEDAGVGLLILPLPHGDRRSDTVRDAVVDAFCVMSLPDGHPALAEVLARKLPVVVVDEPYVPGHPFLGIDEPAAGAAAARHVLELGHRRLGVAMVGLHDDGHTGWADPQRQRAAPFAAMRARRQGYQQACEEAGLDWAGVPFYEVARNSREAGRRAGHALLGRDPRPTAILTNTDVLALGILDAAADLGLKVPEELSVVGFSDSAAEEAGLTTIRQAKQEMGAAAGRLLLSGGTAPPERLLFPYELVVRTSTAPPPRP; from the coding sequence ATGGCCAAGGTCACGCTGCAGACGATCGCCGACCGCCTCGGCGTCTCCAGAGCCACCGTGTCCTACGCCTTCTCCCGCCCCGACCAGCTCAGCGACGGCCTCCGGCGGCGCATCCTGGAGGTCGCCGACGAGCTCGGCTACGCCGGCCCCAACCCGACCGCCCGCTCGCTCCGGCTCGGCCGCGCGGGGGCGCTCGGGCTGCTCTTCAGCGAGACGCTGGCGTACGCGTTCGCCGACCCGTACGCGATCGGCTTCTTCCAGGGGCTGGCCACCGCGGCCGAGGACGCGGGCGTGGGCCTGCTCATCCTGCCCCTGCCGCACGGCGACCGGCGCAGCGACACGGTCAGGGACGCCGTGGTGGACGCGTTCTGCGTCATGTCGCTGCCCGACGGGCATCCGGCGCTGGCGGAGGTGCTGGCCAGGAAGCTGCCGGTCGTGGTGGTGGACGAGCCGTACGTGCCGGGCCACCCGTTCCTCGGCATCGACGAGCCGGCGGCGGGCGCGGCGGCGGCGCGCCACGTGCTGGAGCTCGGCCACCGGCGCCTGGGGGTGGCCATGGTGGGGCTGCACGACGACGGTCACACCGGCTGGGCCGACCCGCAGCGGCAGCGGGCGGCGCCGTTCGCGGCCATGCGGGCGCGGCGCCAGGGCTACCAGCAGGCCTGCGAGGAGGCCGGCCTCGACTGGGCGGGGGTGCCGTTCTACGAGGTGGCGCGCAACTCGCGCGAGGCGGGGCGGCGGGCCGGCCACGCCCTGCTCGGCCGCGACCCGCGGCCCACCGCGATACTCACCAACACCGACGTGCTGGCCCTCGGCATCCTCGACGCCGCCGCCGACCTGGGGCTCAAGGTGCCCGAGGAGCTGTCGGTCGTCGGCTTCTCCGACAGCGCGGCCGAGGAGGCGGGGCTCACCACGATCCGCCAGGCCAAGCAGGAGATGGGCGCGGCGGCGGGCCGGCTGCTCCTGTCGGGCGGCACGGCTCCCCCGGAGCGGCTGCTGTTCCCGTACGAGCTGGTCGTCCGCACCTCCACCGCCCCTCCCCCTCGGCCGTGA
- a CDS encoding RNA polymerase sigma factor: protein MPGWPTVDRAGDQELVEALRRAESAAPATLYDSYAERLHDYAFTLSGRYDVTADSVHDALVTAQGCVARLREPGRLRAWLYALTRFQVRARMARRSGTPSGGMPLPELPEPGEHGDRELTGLVHEALGELSKAQREVLTLSVRHGLTPSEVGAVLGLTSRQSAARLGRARDHLENAAAAVVLARTGRAHCPDLSAMLDSWEGPLTPLLRRRLSGHISGCEVCTEGRHRQVSAAKLLDMTPVAHPPISLRRRVIDTCVRPELDETRVLITDRGDSFDRAGFPVPADRGARRRRPRRLAPLVLAGACLLAATGAVVVMNGVGTSGTTTLRPIPSPAAPAEESPAPEPVIEEDEPEATPTPTPTPSASRTPSPRITPPAAAPRRSSRQAAAPTTSRRRPVPAARLRTSCPQTIVGVARIGLGARHAAVSWVATASQGLDVHPASGSVRAGASVTVLVTVAEPNAAGSGRVTFTSNGGTATCSLSWQGDDDPEPPTDDPTATGEPSESPTAGVATTSPRGSVEQPSADS, encoded by the coding sequence GTGCCTGGATGGCCGACCGTCGATCGCGCGGGCGATCAGGAGCTGGTCGAGGCTCTGCGCCGCGCGGAGAGCGCCGCTCCCGCCACGCTCTACGACTCCTACGCGGAACGCCTGCACGACTACGCCTTCACCCTGTCCGGCCGGTACGACGTGACGGCGGACTCCGTGCACGACGCGCTGGTCACCGCCCAGGGCTGCGTGGCCCGGCTCAGGGAGCCCGGCCGGCTGCGGGCCTGGCTCTACGCGCTCACCAGGTTCCAGGTACGCGCCAGGATGGCCCGCCGCTCCGGCACCCCGTCCGGCGGCATGCCCCTGCCCGAGCTGCCCGAGCCGGGCGAGCACGGCGACCGCGAGCTGACCGGCCTGGTCCACGAGGCGCTGGGTGAGCTGAGCAAGGCCCAGCGCGAGGTGCTGACGCTGTCGGTGCGCCACGGCCTGACCCCCTCGGAGGTCGGCGCGGTGCTCGGGCTGACCTCCCGGCAGTCGGCCGCCAGGCTCGGCCGGGCCCGCGACCATCTGGAGAACGCCGCCGCGGCCGTGGTGCTGGCCAGGACGGGCCGGGCGCACTGTCCCGACCTGTCGGCGATGCTGGACTCCTGGGAGGGCCCGCTCACCCCGCTGCTGCGCCGCCGCCTGTCGGGGCACATCAGCGGCTGCGAGGTGTGCACCGAGGGCAGGCACCGTCAGGTCTCGGCGGCGAAGCTGCTGGACATGACCCCGGTGGCCCATCCGCCGATCTCGCTGCGCCGCCGGGTGATCGACACGTGCGTCCGGCCCGAGCTGGACGAGACCCGCGTGCTGATCACCGATCGGGGTGACAGCTTCGACCGGGCGGGGTTCCCGGTGCCCGCCGATCGCGGCGCGCGCCGCCGCCGGCCGCGCAGGCTGGCGCCGCTCGTGCTGGCGGGCGCGTGCCTGCTGGCCGCGACGGGCGCGGTGGTGGTGATGAACGGCGTCGGCACCTCGGGGACGACCACGCTGCGGCCGATCCCCTCACCGGCGGCCCCGGCCGAGGAGAGCCCGGCCCCGGAGCCGGTGATCGAGGAGGACGAGCCGGAGGCGACGCCCACGCCCACGCCGACGCCGAGCGCGAGCCGTACCCCGTCCCCCCGGATCACGCCGCCGGCGGCGGCGCCGCGCAGGAGCAGCAGGCAGGCCGCCGCGCCCACGACCTCGCGGCGCAGGCCCGTGCCCGCCGCCAGGCTGCGGACCTCCTGCCCGCAGACGATCGTCGGGGTGGCCAGGATCGGGCTCGGCGCCCGCCACGCCGCAGTCTCCTGGGTGGCGACGGCCTCGCAGGGCCTGGACGTGCACCCGGCGAGCGGGTCGGTCAGGGCGGGCGCCTCCGTCACGGTGCTCGTCACGGTGGCCGAGCCGAACGCCGCCGGCAGCGGCCGCGTCACCTTCACCTCGAACGGCGGCACCGCGACGTGCTCGCTGTCCTGGCAGGGCGACGACGACCCCGAGCCGCCGACCGACGACCCGACGGCGACCGGCGAGCCGAGCGAGTCGCCGACCGCCGGAGTGGCCACCACGTCGCCCCGCGGTTCCGTGGAGCAGCCGAGTGCGGACTCATAG
- a CDS encoding DUF4184 family protein, producing MPFTPSHVAAVLPMIGSARLRRYLDPWALALGAMVPDLPVFLPFMPDYTDTHSWIGVLTIDPLAVLILLPIFHAVLRDPLIALLPPGLAGRAALLVPDRLRLLPMAAGAVAGAATHVLWDSFTHSTGPVEWGAWLSVSVFGVIRLFRLLQYVSSAIGLAVVVWWGWRGLSRMPAAPVPDRLRLTPRARWTTLAASGAGILAGALCWPVIDEPNPAFGVAAVITKTGAGTVIGLAAVLLCYAVVWQVRRRMAVSEGA from the coding sequence GTGCCGTTCACGCCCAGTCATGTCGCTGCCGTGCTGCCGATGATCGGCTCGGCGCGGCTGCGCAGGTACCTCGACCCGTGGGCGCTCGCGCTCGGCGCCATGGTGCCCGACCTGCCGGTGTTCCTGCCGTTCATGCCCGACTACACCGACACGCACTCCTGGATCGGCGTCCTGACGATCGACCCGCTCGCGGTCCTGATCCTGCTGCCGATCTTCCACGCCGTCCTGCGCGACCCCCTGATCGCCCTGCTCCCGCCCGGGCTGGCGGGCCGCGCCGCGCTCCTCGTACCCGACCGGCTGCGCCTCCTGCCGATGGCGGCCGGGGCCGTCGCCGGCGCCGCCACCCACGTCCTGTGGGACTCCTTCACCCACTCCACCGGCCCCGTCGAGTGGGGCGCGTGGCTGTCGGTGTCCGTCTTCGGGGTGATCAGGCTCTTCCGCCTCCTGCAGTACGTCTCCTCCGCGATCGGCCTGGCCGTGGTGGTGTGGTGGGGGTGGCGCGGGCTGTCCCGCATGCCCGCGGCGCCCGTACCGGACCGGCTGCGCCTGACACCCCGCGCCCGCTGGACCACGCTGGCCGCCTCCGGCGCCGGCATCCTGGCGGGCGCCCTCTGCTGGCCCGTCATCGACGAGCCGAACCCCGCCTTCGGCGTCGCCGCCGTGATCACCAAGACGGGCGCGGGCACGGTGATCGGCCTGGCCGCCGTCCTGCTCTGCTACGCCGTGGTCTGGCAGGTCAGGCGGCGCATGGCAGTATCGGAAGGTGCTTGA
- a CDS encoding DUF4235 domain-containing protein: MQPVEKATSLGMGLLGGVLASALFKRAWKFASGQDDAPDADDLERGWTEVLVAAALQGAIFGLVKAAVHRTGAQTFRRRGH; the protein is encoded by the coding sequence ATGCAACCCGTAGAGAAAGCCACGTCACTGGGGATGGGCCTGCTGGGCGGCGTGCTGGCGTCCGCTCTGTTCAAGCGGGCCTGGAAGTTCGCGTCAGGTCAGGACGACGCCCCGGACGCCGACGACCTCGAACGCGGCTGGACCGAGGTGCTGGTCGCGGCGGCCCTGCAAGGGGCGATCTTCGGACTGGTCAAGGCCGCCGTGCACCGCACCGGCGCGCAGACCTTCCGGCGTCGCGGCCACTGA
- a CDS encoding substrate-binding domain-containing protein, with the protein MLVPLAGAVALAVLLGVAAFVIFNRDHDCSGGKLALRVVATPDIQPALNKIAGNYNKALHSIDSKCVEVTVAKEAAARTANALAAGKATADFWVADSSLLMESIRSTGNGDAIPQVDGSIATSPVVLAAAKSAASKLSGTLQPSWVSMISAANVANVDGPGRKVRVLALDPQKNSAGLAALLAAAGTARAAKQDKALVGALKELSGQLASDSTALLASLTVKSGSRVPVGVTSEQAIYAHNTKKPESPVVALYPKEGTLSLDYPVTILTKDPDTLKAAADFKQDLTTESAKKILRDAGFRGTDGKAGDALSEDKGFTAETPAALDPPDGATVARMVQTWTRLNLGTRLLTLLDVSGTMALPVPGTSMTRMQAINRIATEGLALFPAGSEMGLWSFSTHLDGQGKDWKELVSVGPLSETIDGATRKEQLVRTFAQLQAKSTGDTGLNDTIKAAYTELTRTFQEDKVNTLLILTDGAGNDDPDGGVKNAELLQFLKKTYNPKRPLTILLIAFGPDAKKGRAQMEAVAKATGGEAYIAEDILQVRDFFLQGMERRLCMPNCDG; encoded by the coding sequence GTGCTCGTACCGCTGGCGGGAGCCGTCGCCCTGGCCGTGCTCCTCGGCGTCGCGGCTTTCGTGATCTTCAACCGGGATCACGACTGCTCCGGCGGCAAGCTGGCGCTGCGGGTCGTGGCCACGCCCGACATCCAGCCGGCGCTCAACAAGATCGCCGGTAACTACAACAAGGCGCTGCACTCGATCGACAGCAAGTGCGTCGAGGTGACGGTGGCCAAGGAGGCCGCGGCCAGGACGGCGAACGCGCTGGCGGCGGGCAAGGCCACGGCCGACTTCTGGGTGGCCGACTCCAGCCTGCTCATGGAGAGCATCCGCAGCACCGGCAACGGCGACGCGATCCCCCAGGTGGACGGGTCGATCGCGACCTCTCCCGTGGTGCTGGCGGCGGCGAAGTCGGCCGCCTCGAAGCTGTCCGGCACGTTGCAGCCGAGCTGGGTCTCCATGATCTCGGCGGCGAACGTGGCCAACGTGGACGGCCCCGGCAGGAAGGTCCGGGTGCTCGCCCTCGACCCGCAGAAGAACTCCGCGGGCCTGGCGGCCCTGCTCGCCGCGGCGGGCACGGCCAGGGCTGCCAAGCAGGACAAGGCGCTGGTGGGCGCGCTGAAGGAGCTGTCGGGCCAGCTCGCGTCCGACTCCACCGCGCTGCTGGCCAGCCTCACCGTCAAGTCGGGCAGCAGGGTGCCGGTGGGCGTCACCTCCGAGCAGGCCATCTACGCGCACAACACCAAGAAGCCCGAGTCGCCGGTGGTCGCCCTCTATCCCAAGGAGGGCACGCTCAGCCTCGACTACCCGGTCACGATCCTGACCAAGGACCCCGACACGCTGAAGGCGGCGGCGGACTTCAAGCAGGACCTGACCACCGAGTCCGCCAAGAAGATCCTGCGTGACGCCGGCTTCCGCGGCACCGACGGCAAGGCGGGCGACGCCCTGTCGGAGGACAAGGGCTTCACCGCCGAGACCCCGGCGGCGCTGGACCCGCCGGACGGCGCGACCGTGGCCCGCATGGTGCAGACCTGGACCCGGCTGAACCTCGGCACCCGCCTGCTCACCCTGCTCGACGTCTCGGGCACGATGGCGCTGCCCGTCCCCGGCACGAGCATGACCCGCATGCAGGCCATCAACCGGATCGCCACCGAGGGCCTGGCGCTCTTCCCCGCCGGCTCGGAGATGGGGCTGTGGTCGTTCTCCACCCACCTGGACGGCCAGGGCAAGGACTGGAAGGAGCTCGTCTCGGTCGGGCCGCTCAGCGAGACGATCGACGGGGCGACCCGCAAGGAGCAGCTCGTCAGGACGTTCGCGCAGCTCCAGGCCAAGTCCACCGGCGACACCGGGCTCAACGACACGATCAAGGCGGCCTACACGGAGCTGACCAGGACGTTCCAGGAGGACAAGGTCAACACCCTCCTGATCCTCACCGACGGCGCCGGCAACGACGACCCGGACGGCGGCGTGAAGAACGCCGAGCTCCTGCAGTTCCTGAAGAAGACCTACAACCCGAAGCGGCCGCTCACCATCCTGCTCATCGCGTTCGGCCCGGACGCCAAGAAGGGCAGGGCGCAGATGGAGGCCGTGGCCAAGGCCACGGGCGGCGAGGCGTACATCGCCGAGGACATCCTCCAGGTCCGCGACTTCTTCCTCCAGGGCATGGAACGCCGCCTGTGCATGCCGAACTGCGACGGCTGA
- a CDS encoding cation diffusion facilitator family transporter produces the protein MATLVWLGVESTLGLAAGLAAHSVALIGWGLSAFVEAAASLIVVWRFTGARTLSPSAESTARKAVAVSFWLLAPYLVIHVAHDLDAGLRAAPSVLGIVVTTVSLVSMPVLGIAKRRLGARLASAATSGEGTQNLICAAMAAGVLAGLWLATVGWWWVDPLVAVLLAVVAVREGRRAWRGHTCCH, from the coding sequence GTGGCGACGCTGGTCTGGCTGGGCGTGGAGAGCACGCTCGGCCTGGCCGCGGGGCTGGCGGCACACTCGGTGGCGCTCATCGGGTGGGGGCTGTCGGCGTTCGTGGAGGCGGCGGCCAGCCTGATCGTGGTGTGGCGGTTCACCGGGGCGCGCACGTTGTCGCCGAGCGCCGAGAGCACCGCCAGGAAGGCGGTGGCGGTGAGCTTCTGGCTGCTGGCGCCCTATCTCGTCATCCACGTCGCGCACGACCTGGACGCGGGCCTGCGGGCGGCGCCGAGCGTGCTGGGGATCGTGGTGACCACGGTCAGCCTGGTCAGCATGCCGGTGCTGGGCATCGCCAAGCGGCGGCTCGGGGCGCGGCTGGCGTCGGCGGCCACCTCGGGCGAGGGCACGCAGAACCTGATCTGCGCGGCCATGGCGGCGGGGGTGCTGGCCGGGCTGTGGCTCGCCACCGTGGGCTGGTGGTGGGTGGACCCGCTGGTGGCGGTGCTGCTCGCGGTCGTCGCCGTACGGGAGGGCAGGCGCGCCTGGCGCGGCCACACCTGCTGTCATTGA
- a CDS encoding TrmH family RNA methyltransferase — protein sequence MLEYVTDADDPRLSDYTRLRDVELRKSLEAERGLFLAEGEKVIRRAIGAGYPVRSVLTTRRWLAPLEDVLGDATVYVVSDEIMSGIAGFQVHRGALASMERLPLPAMDSLLKGAAGRLLVLEDLVDHSNVGAIFRSAAALGVDAIILSPRCADPLYRRAVKVSMGAVFSIPYARMDDWFQGLARLREAGFQTLALTPAQDAVPIEEVATADRVALLLGAEGDGLSSHWLAEADQAVCIPMSAAAMAAGVDSLNVVAAAAIACHGLMRASHVPAGQGRTC from the coding sequence GTGCTTGAGTACGTCACCGACGCCGACGACCCCCGCCTGTCCGACTACACCCGGCTCAGGGACGTCGAGCTGCGCAAGAGCCTCGAAGCCGAGCGCGGCCTCTTCCTGGCCGAGGGCGAGAAGGTCATCCGCCGGGCCATCGGCGCCGGCTACCCCGTCCGCTCGGTCCTGACCACCCGCCGCTGGCTCGCCCCGCTGGAGGACGTCCTCGGCGACGCGACCGTCTACGTCGTCAGCGACGAGATCATGTCGGGCATCGCGGGCTTCCAGGTGCACAGGGGAGCGCTGGCCTCGATGGAGCGCCTGCCGCTGCCCGCCATGGACTCCCTCCTGAAGGGCGCCGCCGGCCGCCTCCTCGTCCTGGAGGACCTGGTCGACCACAGCAACGTGGGGGCGATCTTCCGGTCCGCCGCCGCGCTGGGGGTGGACGCGATCATCCTGTCACCCCGCTGCGCCGACCCGCTGTACCGGCGGGCGGTGAAGGTGTCGATGGGGGCGGTCTTCTCCATCCCGTACGCGCGGATGGACGACTGGTTCCAGGGGCTGGCCAGGCTGCGCGAGGCGGGCTTCCAGACCCTCGCCCTGACCCCGGCCCAGGACGCCGTCCCCATCGAGGAGGTGGCCACGGCCGACCGGGTCGCCCTGTTGCTGGGCGCGGAGGGCGACGGGCTCTCCTCCCACTGGCTGGCCGAGGCCGACCAGGCGGTCTGCATCCCGATGAGCGCGGCGGCGATGGCCGCAGGCGTGGACTCGCTGAACGTGGTCGCGGCGGCGGCCATCGCCTGCCACGGGCTGATGCGGGCGAGCCACGTTCCGGCGGGCCAGGGAAGGACTTGCTGA